One genomic segment of Microaerobacter geothermalis includes these proteins:
- a CDS encoding DUF3501 family protein, translating into MKKLSIEDLLPYDQYVKVQFKFLQEVIEEKKGLRVTISDKMTGLFESKLTVWFQIQEMIRAEQITREDYLEEMLEVYNDLLPEEKELSMTLFIEIPNQNELRAFNKTIVGIEEAVQLHFDGEIVQSYEPGEGEEDEDYTQSVHYLHFPFSDEQIEKFLKASKVTLKVNHQNYHAETILPDKTLVQLKKQLQQEL; encoded by the coding sequence ATGAAAAAACTGAGTATAGAAGATTTGCTTCCTTACGACCAGTATGTCAAGGTTCAGTTTAAATTTTTACAGGAAGTGATAGAAGAGAAAAAAGGTCTCCGGGTAACCATTAGTGATAAAATGACCGGACTCTTTGAATCGAAACTAACGGTTTGGTTTCAGATTCAGGAAATGATTCGGGCAGAGCAGATTACTCGGGAAGATTATCTTGAGGAAATGTTGGAAGTATATAATGACCTTCTGCCGGAGGAGAAAGAGTTAAGTATGACCCTTTTTATTGAAATTCCCAATCAGAATGAACTTAGGGCCTTTAACAAAACGATAGTGGGGATTGAAGAAGCAGTTCAACTTCACTTTGACGGAGAAATTGTTCAATCCTACGAACCGGGAGAAGGGGAAGAAGATGAGGATTACACACAATCTGTTCATTATCTCCACTTTCCCTTTTCAGATGAGCAAATAGAAAAGTTTCTGAAGGCTTCAAAGGTAACTTTAAAGGTTAACCATCAAAATTATCATGCAGAAACGATTCTACCTGATAAAACACTAGTTCAATTAAAAAAACAGCTCCAGCAAGAACTATAG
- a CDS encoding TadE/TadG family type IV pilus assembly protein, protein MNFFGSKLHEEKGQSLVEFALVLPVLLLLLLGIAEFGRIFYSYLVINQAARDAVRYGSVSATDVQMQQVIERETSDLEQENLTIQITPNTDLRQRGEPVEVTINYNVPLLTPLFRTLIPDPFPLKAEMVMRVE, encoded by the coding sequence ATGAATTTTTTTGGGAGTAAGCTTCACGAAGAAAAGGGGCAGTCGCTGGTGGAGTTTGCTTTAGTTCTCCCGGTTCTTCTCCTTCTCTTATTAGGAATAGCTGAGTTTGGACGAATTTTTTATTCTTACCTCGTGATTAATCAGGCCGCTAGGGATGCTGTTAGGTATGGCAGCGTGTCAGCTACAGATGTACAGATGCAGCAGGTGATTGAGAGGGAAACCAGCGATTTGGAACAGGAGAATTTAACCATTCAAATTACTCCCAATACTGATTTACGCCAAAGGGGCGAGCCTGTTGAAGTGACGATCAATTATAATGTTCCGCTTCTCACTCCCTTGTTTCGTACGCTTATTCCTGACCCATTCCCTCTAAAAGCCGAAATGGTTATGAGGGTGGAATAA
- a CDS encoding lipoate--protein ligase family protein — MENHSARETWRFINSGRRSPEMNMALDEAMILLHQQGKIPPTIRFYTWEPATLSIGYFQKAEKEVNLAKVKEYGLGFVRRPTGGRAVLHDKELTYSVVVSEEHPMMPRSVTEAYRVLSLGLLEGFKKLGLNAEMVSLASEEEKKKYASVGSAACFDSPSWYELVVEGRKVAGSAQTRQKGVILQHGSILLDMDVNLLFDVLQFPSDRVKERMKKGFMEKAVTINQLSPKPVTIEEAITAFRHGFSKGLNVDLVEGILTDEEESLALQLVKGRYGTADWNLKR; from the coding sequence ATGGAGAACCATTCTGCTAGGGAAACATGGAGATTCATTAACAGCGGCAGACGAAGCCCTGAAATGAACATGGCATTGGATGAGGCAATGATACTTTTACATCAACAGGGAAAAATTCCTCCGACGATTCGCTTTTATACATGGGAACCTGCTACTTTATCAATAGGTTACTTTCAAAAAGCAGAAAAAGAAGTAAATCTGGCCAAAGTGAAGGAATATGGTTTGGGTTTTGTGAGACGGCCAACGGGAGGAAGAGCCGTTCTTCATGATAAAGAGTTAACTTACAGTGTTGTTGTCTCTGAAGAACATCCTATGATGCCCCGATCTGTAACAGAAGCTTACAGGGTTCTTAGTTTGGGTCTTCTTGAAGGATTTAAAAAATTAGGATTAAATGCCGAAATGGTCTCTTTAGCTTCCGAGGAGGAGAAGAAAAAGTATGCTTCAGTAGGTTCTGCCGCATGCTTTGATTCCCCATCCTGGTATGAGTTGGTGGTTGAAGGAAGAAAAGTGGCAGGAAGTGCCCAAACCAGACAGAAGGGTGTCATTCTTCAACATGGTTCCATATTATTAGATATGGATGTAAATCTTTTATTTGATGTGCTTCAATTTCCCAGTGACCGGGTAAAAGAAAGAATGAAAAAAGGATTTATGGAAAAAGCAGTGACCATCAATCAATTATCTCCTAAACCTGTCACGATTGAGGAGGCGATTACTGCATTCCGGCACGGATTTTCTAAGGGCTTAAATGTTGATCTCGTTGAAGGAATCCTAACTGATGAAGAAGAATCCTTGGCTCTTCAATTGGTTAAGGGAAGGTATGGTACCGCAGATTGGAATTTAAAACGCTGA
- a CDS encoding AAA family ATPase — MQEYIRILIADDIAETRENIRRLLSFEEGVEVVGEAANGIEAVEMAKKLQPDIVLMDINMPEMDGIEATEKISLQVPKAGVIVVSVQGEQDYLKKAMRAGAKEYIIKPFSPDDLINTILQVVQMIKKYKNTVYTHQLMEEGVVSSPKVITVFGGSGGTGKTCLAVHTAIQLVKRNKKAVLLDLDLWFGDISNIMNLSPRQTLYHIINEVERMSGEELAALCLDHSSGLKVLPAPVKPEQAELITGRHVERIIRLIQEQFDFIVIDTPAQFSEVVLQAIDQTDTLLLLQTPHMTGLQNNKRVLEVLSSIHFDKKKIRLIVNRSDLPYGLKLKDIKEILNLDVFETLPEEPLLTSAINRGEPLISSNGKWSKKVEKLSKRIVAEGELRSGSKKKKWFSFV; from the coding sequence ATGCAAGAATACATTCGTATTTTAATTGCTGATGATATCGCGGAGACTAGGGAAAATATCAGACGCCTTCTATCCTTCGAAGAAGGTGTTGAAGTGGTTGGGGAAGCTGCAAACGGAATAGAAGCGGTGGAAATGGCCAAAAAACTGCAGCCGGATATTGTTCTTATGGATATTAATATGCCGGAGATGGATGGGATAGAGGCAACAGAAAAAATATCTCTTCAAGTCCCTAAGGCGGGCGTCATCGTAGTCTCTGTCCAAGGAGAACAGGATTATTTAAAAAAAGCGATGCGCGCCGGGGCAAAGGAATATATTATTAAACCATTTTCTCCCGATGATTTGATCAATACCATTTTGCAAGTGGTTCAAATGATAAAAAAATATAAGAACACGGTTTATACCCATCAATTAATGGAAGAAGGGGTTGTCTCCTCACCTAAAGTAATTACTGTCTTTGGCGGCAGCGGCGGCACAGGAAAAACTTGTTTGGCCGTTCATACTGCTATACAGTTGGTAAAAAGGAATAAAAAGGCAGTTCTTCTGGATTTGGATTTATGGTTTGGAGATATCTCAAATATAATGAACCTAAGTCCCAGACAAACTTTATATCATATCATCAATGAAGTGGAACGAATGAGTGGAGAAGAGTTGGCTGCCCTTTGTTTGGACCATTCGTCCGGATTAAAAGTCCTTCCGGCACCGGTGAAGCCGGAACAGGCAGAACTGATCACTGGGAGGCATGTGGAACGGATCATTCGGCTGATACAGGAACAATTTGACTTCATTGTGATCGATACGCCGGCTCAGTTCTCAGAGGTAGTGTTGCAAGCCATTGACCAGACGGATACCCTGTTATTGCTTCAAACGCCCCATATGACAGGACTGCAGAATAATAAAAGGGTATTAGAGGTCTTATCCAGCATTCATTTTGACAAGAAAAAAATCAGATTAATTGTAAATCGAAGTGATCTTCCCTATGGATTAAAGCTAAAGGATATAAAAGAGATCTTGAATCTCGATGTATTTGAAACTTTACCTGAGGAACCTTTGCTGACTTCGGCCATTAATCGGGGGGAGCCCCTCATAAGCAGCAATGGAAAATGGTCAAAAAAGGTGGAGAAATTAAGCAAAAGAATTGTAGCAGAAGGAGAATTAAGGTCTGGTTCAAAGAAGAAAAAATGGTTTTCCTTTGTTTAA
- a CDS encoding Flp family type IVb pilin: MMMLWNWLSWLKKDEKGQGLVEYGLIIALVGVVVAVALTAMSGGLGALFNDINTRVTP; the protein is encoded by the coding sequence ATGATGATGCTGTGGAATTGGTTGAGTTGGTTAAAGAAGGATGAAAAAGGTCAAGGATTGGTAGAATACGGACTGATCATCGCATTGGTTGGAGTTGTTGTCGCTGTCGCATTAACGGCAATGAGTGGTGGTCTAGGTGCACTGTTTAACGATATTAACACTAGAGTAACCCCATGA
- a CDS encoding type II secretion system F family protein, translating to MWLLLIFIFTTAFIIFLWISQFFSLEKRRIRNRMKGLTALYHQAGHAEEVSEEKKEKPMPKVSFIQKLDDKLRNDLKLANLPIKNREFVLFQLLLLMTGFFLGWLLTQNLMRSFPFSFIFASFPILYVRLRKQKRKERLEGQLVEMIQMVSNSLKAGYSLIQSLEVLSQEMAPPLSDEVTRLIQEMKLGLPVEEALIQFSSRIGSKDLDMIITAMLIQRQVGGNLARILDSIAETIRERTRIQGEIKTLTAQGRMSGFIFMLLPPGIGVILYLVNPEYISILIKNPMGLFMLGIAFASQLVGAVLIRRIVKIEV from the coding sequence ATGTGGCTACTTTTGATCTTCATTTTCACTACAGCTTTTATTATATTTCTGTGGATCAGTCAGTTCTTTTCACTGGAGAAGAGACGAATCAGAAACAGGATGAAGGGACTTACTGCCTTATATCATCAAGCAGGTCATGCTGAAGAAGTATCGGAAGAAAAAAAGGAAAAGCCTATGCCAAAAGTATCCTTCATTCAGAAGTTGGATGACAAATTGAGAAATGATTTAAAATTAGCCAATTTGCCAATTAAAAACCGCGAATTTGTCTTATTTCAGTTACTTCTGTTAATGACTGGTTTCTTTCTTGGATGGTTACTTACTCAGAATCTCATGAGGAGCTTTCCATTTTCTTTCATTTTCGCTAGCTTTCCCATTCTCTATGTCCGGTTGCGGAAGCAGAAAAGAAAGGAAAGGCTTGAGGGTCAGCTGGTAGAGATGATTCAGATGGTCTCCAATTCATTAAAGGCAGGATATTCATTGATACAGTCTTTGGAAGTGCTGTCCCAAGAGATGGCGCCCCCTTTATCTGATGAAGTGACACGGCTCATCCAGGAAATGAAGCTAGGACTGCCCGTAGAAGAAGCATTAATCCAATTTAGCAGCAGAATTGGAAGTAAGGACCTGGATATGATTATTACGGCGATGTTGATTCAGAGACAGGTGGGTGGGAATTTGGCCCGGATCTTAGACTCTATAGCGGAAACCATCAGGGAAAGAACCCGAATTCAGGGTGAAATCAAGACTCTGACTGCCCAAGGAAGAATGTCAGGCTTTATATTTATGCTTCTTCCTCCCGGAATAGGAGTGATACTCTATTTGGTCAATCCTGAATATATATCGATTCTTATAAAAAATCCGATGGGATTATTTATGTTGGGGATAGCATTTGCTAGTCAATTGGTTGGTGCCGTTTTAATCCGAAGAATTGTCAAAATTGAGGTATAG
- a CDS encoding rubrerythrin family protein gives MKTLAGSETLKNLKTAFAGESQANRRYLYFAKHAESEGLEDVANSFKRIGDGETSHAFGHFDMLLKFGAGDPVTDMPVGTTKENLASAIAGEEYEFSEMYPGFARVAREEGFEEVAEWFEVMAKSEKAHANTFKKILEKLNG, from the coding sequence ATGAAAACATTAGCAGGCAGCGAAACATTAAAAAATTTAAAAACGGCATTTGCGGGAGAATCCCAAGCTAACCGGAGATATCTTTACTTTGCAAAACACGCGGAATCAGAAGGGCTGGAGGATGTAGCCAATTCCTTTAAACGAATTGGTGATGGAGAGACTTCCCATGCCTTTGGTCACTTTGATATGCTATTAAAATTTGGTGCTGGAGATCCTGTAACTGATATGCCTGTAGGAACAACGAAGGAAAACCTGGCATCAGCCATAGCCGGTGAAGAGTATGAATTTAGTGAAATGTATCCCGGTTTTGCAAGAGTGGCCAGGGAAGAAGGATTTGAAGAAGTGGCGGAATGGTTTGAAGTAATGGCTAAATCTGAAAAAGCCCATGCCAATACCTTTAAGAAAATATTAGAAAAACTCAATGGATAA
- a CDS encoding Tad domain-containing protein — protein MNQLIQLINEERGNAILFTALMITALFGFSALVVDAGQIFVEDQKLQNALDAAVLAGVQDIVKGQDAAREMTINYAQKNGVSQLDVYVDYSNKMVSATAMKEIPLFFAKIFGRTTFPVSAASTAQIGVISKGEGFAPLGIEKQSFQYGEMYRLKEGGGEGSNGNYGALALGGSGASNYRDNLKYGYEGELSIGMKVSTEPGNMAGPTRQALDYLLSNSDCDDFTQATRDCPRVVYVPVVDGLDEASGRDEVTIVGFAAFYLEDVENDRGRAVITGRFIQMVYPGDFSTQAGGYGLYGVKLVN, from the coding sequence ATGAATCAACTCATTCAATTGATAAATGAAGAACGTGGAAATGCCATTCTTTTTACCGCATTGATGATCACTGCACTTTTTGGATTTTCCGCCCTTGTGGTTGATGCAGGACAAATTTTTGTTGAGGACCAGAAGCTGCAAAATGCCCTGGATGCCGCTGTGTTAGCCGGTGTTCAAGATATTGTGAAAGGTCAGGATGCGGCCAGAGAAATGACCATCAATTATGCTCAGAAAAATGGGGTTAGCCAATTGGATGTCTATGTTGATTACAGTAATAAAATGGTAAGTGCCACAGCAATGAAAGAGATCCCTCTATTTTTTGCAAAAATTTTTGGCAGGACTACATTTCCTGTTAGTGCCGCTTCCACTGCCCAAATTGGTGTCATTTCAAAAGGGGAAGGATTTGCGCCACTGGGAATAGAAAAGCAATCCTTTCAATACGGAGAGATGTACCGTTTAAAGGAAGGCGGAGGGGAAGGAAGTAACGGTAACTATGGTGCTTTGGCGTTGGGGGGATCGGGGGCATCCAATTACCGGGATAACTTGAAATACGGCTATGAAGGAGAGCTTTCCATTGGTATGAAGGTTTCCACAGAACCCGGAAACATGGCAGGACCTACAAGACAAGCGTTAGATTATCTATTGTCTAACAGTGACTGTGATGATTTCACACAGGCAACCCGTGACTGTCCGCGGGTGGTATATGTTCCTGTGGTTGACGGACTAGATGAAGCATCCGGCAGGGATGAAGTTACAATTGTCGGTTTTGCTGCCTTCTACTTGGAAGATGTGGAAAATGACCGGGGAAGGGCAGTAATTACCGGCCGTTTTATTCAAATGGTTTATCCTGGTGATTTTTCAACCCAAGCAGGGGGTTATGGTCTTTATGGTGTTAAGTTGGTCAACTAG
- the cpaB gene encoding Flp pilus assembly protein CpaB, producing the protein MNQKILFIISLILASITTILFYLYMDGEKKKEAQLQNVNIVVAAREIPPKTLITQEMVTMKEINRTFLHPKMMRNIQDVVGKYARTAIIQDEPIMSSRLIDPNEVTDHFAYTISEGYRAITLSYNPVMGLAGLVQPGDRVDVVGTYVISNPKEGEPSAKSKIFIQDVQVLSVGTTFFPVEEGGERKQEEVKLETITLEVKPVEAEILTLAEEQGSIRLLLRPVNSQERVNTNGVTSLELLK; encoded by the coding sequence ATGAATCAAAAAATATTGTTTATCATTTCTCTTATTTTAGCTTCGATTACGACAATCTTGTTTTATTTATATATGGATGGCGAGAAAAAAAAAGAAGCTCAGCTTCAAAACGTGAATATCGTGGTTGCTGCCAGGGAAATTCCCCCAAAAACTTTAATTACTCAAGAAATGGTGACAATGAAAGAAATTAATAGAACATTTCTTCATCCAAAAATGATGCGAAATATTCAAGATGTGGTGGGTAAATATGCTAGAACAGCCATCATTCAGGATGAGCCTATCATGTCCAGCCGCTTGATTGATCCAAATGAGGTAACGGATCATTTTGCGTACACAATTTCTGAAGGCTATCGAGCCATAACCCTTTCTTATAATCCGGTGATGGGATTAGCAGGATTGGTTCAGCCGGGGGACCGGGTGGATGTGGTCGGTACCTATGTGATATCGAATCCAAAGGAAGGGGAACCATCAGCTAAATCTAAGATTTTTATTCAGGATGTTCAGGTATTGTCGGTCGGGACCACCTTTTTTCCCGTTGAAGAAGGAGGAGAACGCAAGCAGGAAGAAGTGAAGCTGGAGACCATTACCCTTGAAGTTAAGCCAGTTGAAGCCGAAATACTCACTCTGGCAGAAGAACAGGGTAGTATTCGCCTATTACTACGTCCGGTGAATAGTCAAGAAAGGGTTAACACAAACGGTGTCACCAGTTTGGAACTTTTAAAGTAA
- a CDS encoding type II secretion system F family protein gives MLWAGIFFLFMTLTVGIFLCLQILFRHSLRVQERLLKLKEKKVEEKDSNLSLPFKERIVKPLFKTIGKSASKLAPDSIRIHEQQLIQRAGLSAKFHIIEWLAWRLVFLLMGIGIGFAISFPINEYLSKWLLFFSFIFAGFYFPHFYLKTQVTKRQTLIQKDLPDFLDMLCVSVEAGLGFDSSLAKVVEKGSGPLAEEFGRVLYEMKMGKMRKEALRAMAERIHLDDVNQFVSGLIQADTLGVRIGNILRILSVDIRQKRKQRAEEKAMKAPIKILFPLVFFVFPAIFILIIGPAIINIMDFFLK, from the coding sequence ATGCTATGGGCCGGTATTTTTTTCTTGTTTATGACTTTGACGGTGGGGATTTTTCTCTGCTTACAAATCCTGTTTCGGCATTCTCTGCGAGTACAGGAGAGACTATTAAAATTAAAGGAGAAGAAGGTGGAAGAGAAGGATTCCAATCTTTCCCTCCCTTTTAAAGAGAGAATTGTAAAGCCTCTATTTAAAACAATTGGAAAATCTGCATCTAAATTAGCACCTGATTCCATTCGTATTCATGAACAGCAATTAATTCAGCGGGCCGGGTTATCCGCCAAATTTCATATTATTGAGTGGTTAGCGTGGAGATTGGTTTTTCTGCTGATGGGGATCGGGATTGGGTTTGCCATCTCTTTTCCCATTAATGAGTACTTAAGCAAATGGCTATTATTTTTTTCCTTTATCTTTGCAGGATTTTATTTTCCTCATTTTTACTTAAAAACCCAGGTAACCAAAAGACAAACACTCATTCAAAAGGATTTGCCCGACTTTCTGGATATGCTGTGCGTCAGTGTGGAGGCAGGGCTTGGCTTTGACTCCAGTTTGGCAAAAGTTGTGGAAAAAGGGAGCGGGCCTTTGGCGGAAGAGTTTGGACGTGTCCTTTATGAGATGAAAATGGGAAAAATGAGGAAGGAAGCGTTACGGGCGATGGCTGAACGAATTCATTTGGATGATGTAAATCAATTTGTAAGCGGGCTGATTCAGGCGGATACATTGGGTGTTCGTATAGGAAATATTTTGCGGATTTTATCTGTGGATATAAGACAAAAAAGAAAGCAACGAGCAGAGGAAAAGGCGATGAAGGCACCTATTAAAATTTTGTTTCCCCTCGTATTCTTCGTATTTCCCGCCATATTCATTTTAATTATTGGTCCAGCCATTATTAATATTATGGATTTTTTCCTGAAGTAA
- a CDS encoding CpaF family protein — protein sequence MSLLKRMEKEKKLEGSRMSKSVVTKSAIEKKIDFNQYHDPYAEIKMKIHRLLVEELGKDDLDEGAESEKQMIDLIERFLSQDDKLWSKAETEQITQELLAEIRGYGPIDSLLKDPEISEVMVNHPHQVFIERKGKLEQVPVRFRDHEHVMRIIEKIVSPLGRRIDESSPMVDARLPDGSRVNAIIPPLALKGPCITIRKFSKDPFTISDLISFQTLTPMMSYFLEACVKARLNIVVSGGTGSGKTTTLNVLSSFIPSNERIVTIEDAAELQLRQEHVVTLETRPANVEGKGEITIRDLVKNSLRMRPDRIVVGEVRSGEALDMLQAMNTGHDGSLTTGHANSPRDMLSRLETMVLMAGMDLPIKAIREQISSAINLIVQQNRLKDGSRKITQITEVLGMEGEVITMQDLFIYSQGEFRATGIIPKCFEKIKDLGIPISTEWFQ from the coding sequence ATGTCGTTACTTAAAAGAATGGAAAAGGAAAAGAAATTGGAAGGATCAAGAATGTCAAAATCAGTAGTAACCAAATCAGCCATTGAGAAAAAAATAGATTTTAATCAATATCATGACCCCTATGCCGAGATTAAAATGAAAATTCATCGATTGCTGGTAGAAGAGCTGGGAAAAGACGATTTGGATGAAGGAGCAGAATCAGAGAAGCAAATGATAGACTTAATTGAACGATTCTTATCCCAGGATGACAAACTGTGGTCCAAAGCGGAGACCGAACAAATTACTCAGGAACTTTTGGCTGAAATCAGAGGGTATGGGCCGATTGACAGCCTCTTAAAGGATCCGGAAATTTCTGAAGTGATGGTGAATCACCCCCATCAGGTCTTCATTGAGAGAAAGGGGAAACTGGAACAGGTACCAGTTCGTTTTCGCGATCATGAACACGTCATGAGGATTATTGAAAAAATCGTTTCCCCCCTTGGAAGGAGAATTGATGAAAGTTCTCCTATGGTAGATGCGAGACTTCCCGACGGCTCCCGGGTAAATGCCATCATTCCTCCTTTGGCTTTAAAGGGTCCCTGTATCACGATCAGGAAGTTTTCCAAAGATCCATTTACGATCAGTGATCTCATATCTTTTCAAACCTTGACTCCAATGATGTCATATTTTTTGGAGGCTTGTGTAAAGGCAAGATTAAATATCGTCGTTTCTGGAGGAACAGGTTCTGGAAAAACCACCACACTAAATGTTCTTTCTTCCTTTATTCCATCGAATGAACGAATTGTCACCATTGAAGACGCGGCAGAACTGCAGCTTCGTCAGGAACATGTGGTTACTTTGGAAACCCGGCCGGCCAACGTGGAAGGAAAGGGTGAAATTACCATTCGCGATTTAGTGAAAAACAGTTTGCGGATGAGACCGGATCGTATCGTAGTGGGAGAGGTGAGAAGCGGAGAGGCTTTGGATATGTTGCAGGCCATGAATACTGGTCATGATGGCTCATTGACGACAGGTCATGCCAATTCTCCAAGGGATATGCTTTCCCGTTTAGAGACGATGGTACTTATGGCTGGAATGGATCTTCCGATTAAAGCCATTCGTGAACAAATTTCCTCGGCGATTAATCTGATTGTACAGCAGAACCGATTAAAGGATGGATCGAGAAAAATCACCCAGATTACTGAAGTACTGGGAATGGAAGGGGAAGTCATTACCATGCAGGATCTTTTCATTTATTCTCAAGGGGAGTTTCGGGCCACAGGAATTATACCAAAATGCTTTGAAAAGATTAAGGATTTAGGAATTCCCATTAGTACTGAATGGTTTCAGTGA
- a CDS encoding DUF192 domain-containing protein, giving the protein MNRITVINERTHKILGDRIIWANHFYTRLKGLLGKKELNKGEGICLIPCSSVHTFFMKIPLDVIFVKKKAEGKYQVIRWKEGITSGKVIFSKGADAVLELPTGTISRSHTMEGDIIRLLPSDKLPSV; this is encoded by the coding sequence TTGAACCGGATTACAGTGATCAATGAGAGAACCCACAAAATATTGGGAGACCGTATTATCTGGGCCAACCATTTTTATACCCGTCTTAAAGGTCTTCTGGGTAAAAAGGAATTGAATAAGGGGGAAGGAATTTGTTTGATTCCTTGTTCATCCGTTCACACCTTCTTTATGAAGATTCCCTTGGATGTGATCTTTGTAAAAAAGAAAGCGGAGGGGAAATATCAGGTGATTCGATGGAAGGAGGGAATAACTTCAGGAAAAGTGATTTTCTCAAAAGGTGCTGATGCGGTACTAGAATTGCCGACAGGAACAATATCCCGTTCACATACGATGGAGGGGGACATCATTCGATTGCTGCCTTCAGATAAGCTCCCGTCTGTATAA
- a CDS encoding peptidylprolyl isomerase, whose product MAKQAKVTMENGAEIVLELFEKDAPNTVANFEKLANSGFYNGLTFHRVIPGFVAQGGCPYGTGTGGPGYTIKCEIENNPNKHEQGSLAMAHAGKDTGGSQFYICYEPQPHLNGRHTVFGKVISGMEHVDQFRGQDKMRTVEVYEVNR is encoded by the coding sequence ATGGCTAAACAAGCTAAAGTAACGATGGAAAATGGAGCAGAAATTGTTTTGGAGCTGTTTGAAAAAGATGCACCAAATACCGTTGCCAATTTTGAAAAGTTGGCTAATAGTGGTTTTTATAATGGATTAACCTTCCATCGGGTGATCCCCGGATTTGTGGCCCAGGGCGGTTGCCCATATGGAACTGGAACCGGCGGTCCAGGCTACACTATAAAATGTGAGATAGAGAATAATCCCAATAAGCATGAACAGGGATCATTGGCCATGGCCCATGCCGGAAAGGATACTGGGGGAAGCCAATTTTATATTTGCTATGAGCCTCAACCCCATCTTAACGGGCGGCATACCGTATTTGGAAAAGTGATTTCCGGAATGGAACATGTCGATCAGTTCAGGGGACAAGATAAAATGAGAACTGTAGAAGTATATGAAGTGAACCGTTAA